GAAGAAAATTACTTAAGTTCTTTAGTCTTAGTCCTTTTTTTAGCTTTAATGGATTTTCTCGACGGATTTTTTGCAAGAAAGTTAAACCAGAGTACCAGAATGGGGAAAATTCTGGACCCTTTAGCGGATAAAGTATTTACTTTCTTCTCACTCCTTTCTTACACCTTCTTTTCAAAAGAAAGATTAAATCCTTTGATATTTTTTCTGCTTTTGGGAAGGGATATAACTTTAATAATTGGGGGAATATTTCTAATAAAAAGGAAATTTACCCCTGAACCATCAATCTACGGAAAATTCACGACACTTTTCGTGTCTTTGAGTCTTTTGAGTGTCGGGATTTTAAACGTTTACGATGTGAATTTTTTACGGATTTTGACAAATGTTTTAGAAATCGTTTCATTAATCCTGATACTTGTATCCTGGGTGGATTACACACTTAAGGGCTTTAAAATGATTTTTAAGGAATGAAAGGTGTTAAAGGAAGAAGGTGGGTACTCCTCTACAGAGAAAAAGAACCGCCTAGTTTTCTAGTTGAAAAGTACGGAAGAATTCTAGCCCAGCTTATCACAAACAGGGGATATGAGAGGGAAGCGGATAAATTTTTAAACCCGAAACTATCACACATTCCCACATACAGGGAACTTGAAGGTATAGAGGAGGCTATAGAGAGAATAAAAGAAGCGGTATTGAAGAAGAAAAGAATAATAATATACGGGGACTACGACGTTGACGGAATAACGGGAACGGCAATCCTCTACAGAGTTTTGAAACTCCTCGGTGCAAAAGTTTATCCCGTTCTACCGAACAGACAAACGGGATACGGTCTCAACAAAGAATTAATGTCCATATTTGAGAAGTACGGAGATTTTCTCATAACCGTTGATAACGGCACTTCCGCAGTTGAGGAAATAGACCAGTCAAGTTTAGAAACCGTGGTAATAGACCACCACAACGTTCCGCCCAGAATTCCAAAGAAAGCCCTGATAGTTAATCCGAAAGTCGGGGCAAAAAGGGAAGGCTTAAAGGCTCTATCTTCCTCAGCTTTGAGTTTTTACCTCGGCAGTGCCTTGATAAGGGAATTTAACTTAGACGAAGATCCCAGAAACTTTTTAGATCTGGTTGCCCTAGGACTCCTTGCGGATTACATGCCCGTAAATCCAGTCACCCGCACACTCGCCGTTAAGGGAATGTACTTGCTAGAGAAAATAGCTCAAGGCAAGGTAAGAAAACCGGGGGTGAAGGCACTTTTAGAGATTTCTTCGGTAAACGGTAACGTCACTTCAAGGGACGTATACTTTTCCTTAGCTCCGAGGATAAACGCTGCGGGTAGGATTTCAAAGCCGAAGTTTGCCCTTGATCTCCTCCTTGAAGAAGACGAGAGGAGGGCAAGGGAACTTGCGTTAAAACTCGAGGAAATCAACAGAAGAAGAAAGGCTATAACAAACCTGACTTACAAGGAAGCGAAAAAGAAGGCTATTGAGGAAATTGATAAAAACTTCTTGGTAGTCTGGGACGAGGAGTGGCATCCAGGAATTCTCGGTATAGTTGCTGGAAGACTTGCGGGAGAATTTAACAAACCCGTCGCCGTGTTTTCTAAAGGAAAGACGAAAGCGGTAGGCTCTATAAGGAGCATAGAGAGTATTGACGTTTATGACAAGGTAAGCACTATGCGTGATATGTTCCTCAAATGGGGCGGACACGACAAGGCTATGGGACTCACGCTCCCTTCAAATAGACTTGAGGAGTTCAGAGAAAAGGTAAACCAGATATTCGAAAAAGTTAAAGAGAGTGAAGTGATAATTCCGGTTGATATGGAAATAGATCCGAGAGAATTCGGAGAAGAAGATTTAAGAACCATTAAATCCCTCGAACCTTTCGGAGAGGGAAATCCCCATCCCACGTTTATGACCACGGTAAAAGATGTAAAGCTCGGAGAAGGCTACAAGGTTTCTATAAACAGTGTAGAGATGGAGTGCTGGGATACGGAACTTCTTAAACACTTAAAAATCGGCAAAAAAATACTTTACAGACTTGACGGCGGGAAGTTTATCTTAGAGGATGTAGAAAATGGCTTCGTATAAAGGGCATGAGTTATTTAACGTTCTCGCTTTAGGTCCTCTAATTTTGTTAGTTCCTCAGGATTACAGAATCCCTTTCGGAATTGGATACCTTCTCGGAACTTTCTTCCTATCTCCCGATTTAGACCTGCATTTTTCCAAACCGTCTCAGAGGTGGAAGTTCTTAAAATTTCTGTGGTTTCCCTTCTGGGTGTTTTCAAGACACAGAGGCATAACCCACGTTCCCTTTTTAGGAACTCTCGTGAAATTGTTTTACTTGATATTCATATTCTTCTTTCTTTACTTTGCAGTTTTAGGAGTTTTAAGTATTTTAGGCTTTGCCCCAAAAGAGCTTCTATCCTTTGATCCCTTCGCTTTTATAAATGAATTCTTAAAAAGCGAAAAGGGGTTTTTCTTCATTCTCGGCTTAATAGTAGCGGATTTACTTCACATAGTTTTAGACATAGTTTCATCCTTCATCAAGAGGTTTTAAGTTCTTCGTACTTCGTTTAATGAATTCTATAGCTTCTTCTTTCGTCTCTACTTTTCCGTCTATTTGGGCCTCAAGGAGTGCTTTCTTTAAAATACCTACTATCTTTCCGGGCTTAATCCCTAAAATTTCCATGATTTCATCGCCGTTCAGGAGGGGTTTCTGAATTTCTTCCTTCATCTCGTTTCTGTTAAAGCTTTCAAGTTCCGCTATCGTCTCCATAAGAGCCTTTATGTCCTCCTCTTCATCCCCGCTTGCCATAGCGTCTGCAATAGAGAGGAGGAAAAGGTGTGGAGCTATATCACCGCATTCCCTCCAGAAGTTGGCCATTCCCCTCCTCTTGAGCTCTCCTTTCTTGAAAGCTTCCCTCAAGAAAAAGGGTCTTAAGTGATGTCTTACGAGTTTTGCAACAAACTCCGTCGCTTCGTCTCCCCACCTTAACCTCTCGCCTATCTCTCTTACTATTTGTGCCCCTACTTTATCATGTTCGTAAAAGGTTACCTTTCCCTCCCTTACAGCAAAAGTTTGAGGTTTTCCTATATCGTGAAAAAGTGCTCCCCACTTGAGGAGTTCAACATCGGTAAACTCTCCCAGAACTCTCTTTTTTCCAAAGTTTTCAAGAAGTTCCGCACTCAGGTACTTTGCACGATCCTCTATTACTTGTTCCAAGTACTCTAAAGTCTTTAGGGTATGTTCATCAAGCGGGTATATGTGGTGCTCTCCCTGATCCTTTACCTCCCTTAACCTGCCTATCTCAGGAATTATTGCCTCGAGAACGCCGTACTCGTAGAGTTCCCTTATAACCTTGTGTGCGGTTTTTTCCTTCATTATCTTGAAAAGTTCATGGGTTATTCTCTCAACCGCGGACTTTAAAACTATTCTCGGATCTTCCTTTACGAATTCATAAAAGTCTTCCGTGAGCTGTAAATTTTTCTCAATCGCTATCCTGAAGCCTCTCAAAACCCGAACGGGGTCTCTCTTTAGGTTTTCTATGGACACGGGTCTGAGAAGCCCTTGCTCCAGATCTTTTATCCCACCCGTAGGGTCGTACACTATAGTTTGTTTTGCACCTATACTCAGAACGTCGTCGAGGTTAACAGCTATCGCGTTTGCGGTAAAGTCCCTCTCCTTTAAATCCTCTATGAGCGCCTTTTCAAGGTCTTTTCCCTTCAGCGGGGAAAAGTCAAACCTGTACCTGTAGGGAGGAAGGTGAAGAACAACGCTTGCTATCGTGGGTCTCTTTATTAAGAATCCCCTTTTCTCAAATACGAAAAAGTGTCCTCCAATTCTTTTTGCAAAATTCTTAGCGAGTTCCACGGGGTCTGCAGTTGTTAAAAAGTCAACGTCTATGTTGTAACCCACGGGTTCTCCCAATATCCTGTCTCTTACCCATCCGCCGACTATAAAGCAGTAATGTTCTCTTGGAAGGACTTTTGCGACGTCGTCGAAGTAAGAAAGGTAAAAGTTCAATCCGTGAAGTGTGTGTTTTCCCGAGGAAACTATCTCGATGTTTTCCATGTCTTTAAAATATATACGCCCTTTTGTATGATTAAGAGCAAAAGAAGCAATGTGGTGGAAATTTTCGCTCTACTTGTCACACTATAGATACAGGTTTCCGAGCGGTAAAATTTTTACTATGAAAATCCTTTGGGCTCCTTGGAGAAGGGCTTACGTAGAAAACGTGGACAAAATAGAAGGCTGTTTCCTCTGTCACGCCCTTTCACAACCGCCAGAAAAGTGGAAGGAGGTGCTATTGGTTTACAAAGGAAAAAATGCATTCATAATCCTCAATAAATACCCTTACAACACGGGACACCTCATGATAGTTCCCGTAAAGCATATCGGGAACTATGAAGAAGTGGACGAAGAAACGGCCCTTGAGATGCACAAACTCCTTCAGGTATCTTTAAAGGCTCTAAAAAAGGAGTACAAGCCCCACGGCTTTAACGTAGGCTACAACTTCGGAAGACCCGCAGGAGCAGGACTTGAAGAACACATACACCTCCACGTAGTTCCGAGGTGGAACGGAGACACCAACTTCATGCCCGTTTTAGCTCAGACTAAGGTAATCTCAGAAGACCTTTACAGTACCTACGACAGAGTAAAGAAAGCGATAGAAGAAGTCTTAAATGAGTCTTCTTGAAGTTAAAAACTTAAACCTCTGGTACAGGGAGAAGCAGGTTCTCTTTGACGTTTCCTTTGAAGTAAAGATAGGGGAAATCCTGTGCATAGTTGGAGAAAGCGGTTCCGGTAAGAGCTCCATACTCTTTACCATCTTAAGATTGCTTCCTCCTTACGCCAGAGTGTCGGGTAGCGTAAAGTTTTTAGGAAGGGAACTCTTAAAGCTCTCGGAAAGGGAAATGAAAAGTATTAGAGGAAAGGAAGTAGGAATGGTGTTCCAGGAACCTTCCCTTTACCTTGACCCTCTCTTTACGGTAGGCTCTCAAATTGAAGAGACTTACCTTTCCCATTTCAAAGCCGGCAGAAGAGAGGCTTACGAGGCTTGTATAAAAGCCATGAAGAAGGCAGGAATACCCAAACCCGAGGAAAAGTACAGGATGTACCCCCACCAGCTCTCGGGAGGACTCAAGCAGAGGGTATGTATAGCAAATGCAATCGTGTGTGAGCCAAAACTCGTCCTTGCAGACGAGCCCACCACTGCTCTGGACGTTTCTGTCCAGAGAAGAATACTCGCCCTTTTCAGGAATATGAAGGAAGAGGGTAAGGCTGTAATACTTATAACCCACGATTTTGGAGTGGTTGCGGAAGTGGGAGACAGGGTAATAGTCTTAAAAGACGGCAAAGTGGTGGAAGAAGGAGACGTTTTTGAGATTTTTGACAATCCTAAGCACGAATACACAAAAAAACTTCTCTCTGCGATTTAAAATAGAAGGAATGATCGTGGAATTATCTCACCCCCTGATAAAGCACAAGGTAAACACAGCAAGAATACAGGACACTTCCGCAGAAAAGCTCAGGAAAACCTTAAAGGAACTTGGTTTTATGCTTGTATATGAAGCCCTAAAAGACATACTTTTAGAGGAAAAGGAAGTCAGAACGTGGATAGGTAACAAAAGATTTAATTACTTGAATGAAGAAGAAATAGTATTCGTTCCCATACTGAGGGCGGGACTTTCCTTTCTGGAGGGAGCACTCCAAGTCGTACCGAACGCAAAGGTAGGATTTCTAGGAATAAAGAGAAACGAAGAGACTCTTGAATCTCACATATACTACTCAAGACTGCCAGAGCTGAAGGGAAAAATCGTAGTTATACTTGACCCCATGCTTGCAACCGGAGGAACGCTGGAAGTGGCGTTAAGGGAAATCCTCAAACACTCACCTCTTAAGGTAAAGAGCGTGCACGCGATAGCCGCCCCGGAGGGTCTAAAAAGGATAGAAGAAAAGTTTAAAGAAGTGGAAATCTTTGTGGGAAATGTAGATGAAAGATTAAACGACAAGGGATACATAATCCCGGGTCTGGGAGACATAGGCGACAGGTTATACGCGGTAAGTGTGTATTGATTTCTTTTCTTTGATCATTTTCGCTATTTCCTCATAGTTGTCGTTCAGTCTTCTGTCTATTTTTTCCACAACTAGCTCCACGTTTTCTGGTATGGATATCCAGAGCTTACCTCTCTTTTCCGGTGCAAAGAGTTTTACACACTTTTTAAGAAACTTGTAGTAATGTTTCGGGAGTCTGTAAACCGCGTGCTGAACGATATCTGGAGTTTGCCATGGGCACACTTTATAACCTTTCTCTAGTTTTTCAAAGAGTCCTTTAGTTCCGTGAATTGCCCTGTTTAGAGCCATTAAAAAGGTGGGAACACCCTTGAGAAAAGCGTCCGTGAGTTCCTTATTTTCATGAACCGTTGCGTCGTACATAATTACCTTTTTTTCTTCAAGGAGAGCCTTTATAAGGTCTATAGGGACCGCAAACTCGGGAAAGTAGAGAGGCGTCCCGGCAGCGGTGTAAGATGATGGAAAGTAAACTATGTAGTCGTAATCGGGATAAACTATTAAGCCGTTTGTCATGTTCGCAACGTGGAGAACCTTTTTATCTTCCTTCATAAAGAATTAAGATACACTCTTCTTAAGAGTTGTTAAAAACACCAATATACCCGTTAAGGCGTGGAAGAAAACAAGGGTAAAACCGGTTGGTAGGTCAAGCTTAAATGAAATCAATATCCCGAGTGTATTGACGAGAGCACCGTAAACCCATGCAAACAAAAGCCCTTTTCCGAGCAGGTTTGCAACAAGAGCTGGAGCCACAAGAATTGAGAAAACTATTAAAACACCCACCAGTTTTACGGAAGAAGTAACCGTTATAGAAAACAAGGTAAAAAAAGATACCTCCCTCAGGAGTTCGTTCCTCAAATACCTCCT
The genomic region above belongs to Aquifex aeolicus VF5 and contains:
- a CDS encoding CDP-alcohol phosphatidyltransferase family protein, with translation MNVPNLLSLSRLILSPLILYFVLEENYLSSLVLVLFLALMDFLDGFFARKLNQSTRMGKILDPLADKVFTFFSLLSYTFFSKERLNPLIFFLLLGRDITLIIGGIFLIKRKFTPEPSIYGKFTTLFVSLSLLSVGILNVYDVNFLRILTNVLEIVSLILILVSWVDYTLKGFKMIFKE
- a CDS encoding HDIG domain-containing metalloprotein, translated to MENIEIVSSGKHTLHGLNFYLSYFDDVAKVLPREHYCFIVGGWVRDRILGEPVGYNIDVDFLTTADPVELAKNFAKRIGGHFFVFEKRGFLIKRPTIASVVLHLPPYRYRFDFSPLKGKDLEKALIEDLKERDFTANAIAVNLDDVLSIGAKQTIVYDPTGGIKDLEQGLLRPVSIENLKRDPVRVLRGFRIAIEKNLQLTEDFYEFVKEDPRIVLKSAVERITHELFKIMKEKTAHKVIRELYEYGVLEAIIPEIGRLREVKDQGEHHIYPLDEHTLKTLEYLEQVIEDRAKYLSAELLENFGKKRVLGEFTDVELLKWGALFHDIGKPQTFAVREGKVTFYEHDKVGAQIVREIGERLRWGDEATEFVAKLVRHHLRPFFLREAFKKGELKRRGMANFWRECGDIAPHLFLLSIADAMASGDEEEDIKALMETIAELESFNRNEMKEEIQKPLLNGDEIMEILGIKPGKIVGILKKALLEAQIDGKVETKEEAIEFIKRSTKNLKPLDEG
- a CDS encoding HIT family protein; the encoded protein is MKILWAPWRRAYVENVDKIEGCFLCHALSQPPEKWKEVLLVYKGKNAFIILNKYPYNTGHLMIVPVKHIGNYEEVDEETALEMHKLLQVSLKALKKEYKPHGFNVGYNFGRPAGAGLEEHIHLHVVPRWNGDTNFMPVLAQTKVISEDLYSTYDRVKKAIEEVLNESS
- the recJ gene encoding single-stranded-DNA-specific exonuclease RecJ, with the protein product MKGVKGRRWVLLYREKEPPSFLVEKYGRILAQLITNRGYEREADKFLNPKLSHIPTYRELEGIEEAIERIKEAVLKKKRIIIYGDYDVDGITGTAILYRVLKLLGAKVYPVLPNRQTGYGLNKELMSIFEKYGDFLITVDNGTSAVEEIDQSSLETVVIDHHNVPPRIPKKALIVNPKVGAKREGLKALSSSALSFYLGSALIREFNLDEDPRNFLDLVALGLLADYMPVNPVTRTLAVKGMYLLEKIAQGKVRKPGVKALLEISSVNGNVTSRDVYFSLAPRINAAGRISKPKFALDLLLEEDERRARELALKLEEINRRRKAITNLTYKEAKKKAIEEIDKNFLVVWDEEWHPGILGIVAGRLAGEFNKPVAVFSKGKTKAVGSIRSIESIDVYDKVSTMRDMFLKWGGHDKAMGLTLPSNRLEEFREKVNQIFEKVKESEVIIPVDMEIDPREFGEEDLRTIKSLEPFGEGNPHPTFMTTVKDVKLGEGYKVSINSVEMECWDTELLKHLKIGKKILYRLDGGKFILEDVENGFV
- a CDS encoding metal-binding protein, with translation MASYKGHELFNVLALGPLILLVPQDYRIPFGIGYLLGTFFLSPDLDLHFSKPSQRWKFLKFLWFPFWVFSRHRGITHVPFLGTLVKLFYLIFIFFFLYFAVLGVLSILGFAPKELLSFDPFAFINEFLKSEKGFFFILGLIVADLLHIVLDIVSSFIKRF
- the upp gene encoding uracil phosphoribosyltransferase, producing MIVELSHPLIKHKVNTARIQDTSAEKLRKTLKELGFMLVYEALKDILLEEKEVRTWIGNKRFNYLNEEEIVFVPILRAGLSFLEGALQVVPNAKVGFLGIKRNEETLESHIYYSRLPELKGKIVVILDPMLATGGTLEVALREILKHSPLKVKSVHAIAAPEGLKRIEEKFKEVEIFVGNVDERLNDKGYIIPGLGDIGDRLYAVSVY
- a CDS encoding ABC transporter ATP-binding protein, with translation MSLLEVKNLNLWYREKQVLFDVSFEVKIGEILCIVGESGSGKSSILFTILRLLPPYARVSGSVKFLGRELLKLSEREMKSIRGKEVGMVFQEPSLYLDPLFTVGSQIEETYLSHFKAGRREAYEACIKAMKKAGIPKPEEKYRMYPHQLSGGLKQRVCIANAIVCEPKLVLADEPTTALDVSVQRRILALFRNMKEEGKAVILITHDFGVVAEVGDRVIVLKDGKVVEEGDVFEIFDNPKHEYTKKLLSAI